In Vanessa cardui chromosome 4, ilVanCard2.1, whole genome shotgun sequence, the DNA window TTTGCCAaggtacttatttaaatattttatgaatttataataagacaTGTATCATACAACACAAATTGAAACAAAACTACTGGTCTAAATGTTTTGCACtactttattaatgaaaaagccatataatcatataatgtaataatattcttttaaatttataaaattatttctaaaataaattggaCAATACATTTATTGTTGATAATGAAACGTAATGTTCTTGTTTTCAGTTTTCTTGCCGTCGAAGAAATGCGTCGCGGCGCAACCCCAACACAAGCTGCTCGAACAGCTATAAACAGAGTCGCAACACATTATCCTGACTTTATGGGTGCAGTCATTGCTTTGAACATTGATGGAGTATATGGTGCAGCTTGCCATGGTTTAGGAGATGAACCATTCCCATTTGTAGTTCAAGACATcactatgaataaatataaaattgaaactgTCAATTGTTCCTGGCCATTACACTAAATTTACAGCTGATACAAATCAGTCGACTTAATGTTGTTGCAACATTACTTTTTTGGTtcctgtatatgtatatttatttaagagtaaaatttatgtttaaaatgtaaatacatattgtttatataaatagactGAGTACCTATGCAATGAcgtttattctttttataggCAACTccttatattacttattagtatATGAAAAAAAGGTGGCAAACCTTTAAGATTCTACCTTGCTGGAAGGGAAGAAATGCCAAAGTAGTCGCtatgttttatttcttatggaaaaaaaaaatctcaaagaTCTTCGTTTTTACGCGACTGTTTGTACTATACAAtctaaaatagtattataatttatttcttatcttaatttacaatattttgttttctgaaTAAAACCTAAACCTCTATTTCCAAAGTAAGTTTCTTATATGCAATATATTTACGTATGTCTTCTAATTGAACAAATTAATCTCGTGGGAAGAGGTGAAGAttctattgtttatttatttttctgtcaAAACAACATTACAACAGTAAGTGGctttagtataaattattccTGATTcccgaaaatatttaaatcataaatatattcttattccttaatatttataattgctgcatatcattacatagtacccATAAAACGAATTCATTTACCACTGTATACCGCTTTATCAGGAGTTTGACAAATTTTTACTTCACAATTTCAGGagcgatataaatatacttaattaaattccaTAAATAGTTCGctcgaattaattaattttctacctacctattatatacgtattttcatatttgatttaaaagtttaaattaatatatatgatattctaataaacagatatgttatattcatactaaacaacagaaaaaagtgtgccgcgccggtgaccgtttattttagtttatttttacatttctttaaaagtaaaaaggatagcttgataaaacaataagtaaaagggataactagatgttttaataacgcaaaacgtattactacgtaattatgatgtattataacgtattactacgtaaaacaactaaaggcaaacgtcccaattaggatgttttctagtcttcatttttgcgcgttaataatatatctgtttactacaacatcattgctcgtaacattaaatacatcttatatcaaagtatatataataaaatttgaccaCTAATTTGGTTTtgcaattaataaacaaatgttggatattttaaacaaaacgtAAGTCGATTTTTGCAAAATTAAGTTTTGATCTGAGAAAAGTTGAAATATAAGTAatgttattatctttattttaggATTATGAAACCTAAAAATATCCGAAAATCTTGAAACGAAACTTTAACCTTTAACtaacttaataaatttagtaaattataataagatcgattaataataaaaaaaaatactaattatttttttttattagataaaatgaCATcggcattaaattattttcccaaacttattatataatctgtcttcaatatattttacgttttcattcattcaaaatgAATGAATCTTTGAACTCTAGGCAAAAAATGTTACAGTCATTCACGAAGTAAGCAACTTCGTCCATTTTGAATTTGACCGTCTTTTGAAGCTCACGGTTCAACGTAAGTACTTccacatttttataatatctctaaattttgttacatattttgcACATTCaagtttgtttattaaacaGTTCGAATTAAACGATATAAAGCACGTGCTAAATATTTATCGGTTCATTTTGATATAGcgattaattgtaaataacctAAATACCACGTGGTGAGTTAAATATTGATATGATGAGGcttaaataactatttcattCGTGGTATCCTACCATAGTGTTTACACGGTGATGGCCTTAACGCGTCtgattaatataatacagttatttatatgtctagtgTTAAAACGTTGACTAAATATCCGTGTGCATTTTCATTGCAGAATGGCGGACGCAGCTCCAGCCGGTGGACGTGGCGGTTTTCGCGGTGGCTTTGGATCACGTGGAGGCGATAGAGGACGTGGTGGTCCCCGTGGACGCGGTCGCGGCCGCGGTCGTGGTCGTGGACGCGGGAAGGAAGACCAAAAAGAATGGGTCCCAGTTACAAAGTTAGGTCGCCTTGTAAGAGAGGGAAAGATTGATAAACTGGAGAGCATCTACCTGTTCTCTCTACCTATCAAAGAATTCGAAATCATCGATTTCTTCCTTGGCGCATCCTTGAACGATGAAGTGCTTAAAATCATGCCTGTCCAGAAGCAAACTCGTGCCGGTCAACGTACACGTTTCAAGGCTTTCGTGGCGATTGGAGACAACAATGGACATATCGGGCTTGGTGTTAAGTGCAGCAAGGAAGTGGCGACTGCTATTAGAGGAGCAATCATCCTGGCTAAGCTGTCTGTTCTACCAGTACGAAGAGGATATTGGGGCAATAAAATCGGCAAACCCCACACTGTACCATGCAaggtatgatatttttataaagttaaagtTAACATTGAACATATTGAACACATTCAATGATGAGAACTTAACAATCATTTCATTCGTGGTATCCTCTTGAGGCTTAGCCTATGAAGCTTAGTTGCGtctgattataaaacaaactttatttttatattttaattaattgcccttcttaatatttttcatgtatatttGTAGGTTACCGGCAAATGTGGTTCAGTAACGGTGCGCCTGATCCCAGCTCCACGTGGTACTGGTATTGTGTCTGCTCCAGTTCCCAAGAAGCTTCTTCAGATGGCTGGAGTCCAAGATTGCTACACTTCTGCCCGTGGTTCTACTGGTACTCTTGGCAACTTCGCTAAGGCAACTTATGCGGCTATTGCCAAGACATACGCCTACCTAACACCAGATTTGTGGAGGGATATCCCATTGACTAAGTCACCTTACTCTGAATTCAAAGtctaaacaaatgaataaataaatgtcctTGACTACACTTTAatttggtttttttatttttcatactatTCAGCAATTGACATTTGCTGCATACATTGCATTAATAGTGATAACCACCTAATATCATGcagttattcaaaatataaaataaactagtacAATAATCTCCAGAGTTCataggaattaaaataaattactgtgTAACCTGATGGGAATGTCCcattaaaaatcaattcaaattcctatatgtatacaatatattagaAGTATTTAATTCACCAATTGTCAAAGTAAAATTACCAGAGTTCAGAACAAAATAACCTGAGAAGAAACTTTGTAgtcaatttgtaaaaattattgaTAACATTCAATCTAATGAAAGAAATAGGAGCCAGTTTAGTAATAAGAGAAATTTGTTTCTTTGTGCTAATGTTGGGAGTcaaatttttttactattatcatTAACATAAATGAAtcacaaaatgttttataatagcAATAGCTACATAATCTTGAATACCAATTACCAAATTTCTGATATCAGACATTacgaattttgattaaaatattcatggCCTGTTTAACTTCCGATTTATTTTATACCCTCTAGTCTGGTACTAAACATTCCGTATGGATTTACTGAACAAAATTTGATCTTGTAAGATGGTTACTTGTAAAAGCTATGCATTGTagacactattttaaaatgtgtgAAGTTGATGAAGGCGTTTTAATGGTTTCAATGGAATGGCCATTTGGTCATGGTCAgttatttagttaaaatgaaaataatcactttgtatataaaatttaaaactaaaaaaaactgtaagtaATTGTTAGCTTCGAGATGGAGTGTGGCACTActaaataactaaaacaaacaagccaattttatcatttttgtatgCATAATGGTTATGCTTAATAGTCCAAACATAATACTACTTTGCAAGTGTGTTTTAACATACCATTTTAGCTAAAACAGACtagacattaataataatcaaaaatctaaaatatatgatgTCTTATTAACATTATGgcagtatattaaattttaaaaaggttgtgacaaattttctttaataggtatatattatatgtgtatatctaTTATAATTGCTAATAGAATACAATTCAAAAccttagtttaaataaaatcccAGTTACGTTTTACTAAAGTCTTTTACTTCTTTTTCAAACAAGTCTATTGTGTGGTCACATACTTTCTGTAAATCCTTAAGACCTCGTTTTAATACATCAAGAGTAGGAGTTTCATAGGTTTGTATTCGGAAATGCATTTTTGATTCAGCTGGATGAGGGACTGTGTAGCCGCAAAATTGGACATCTTCACTGcaacagataataataaagagCTATTAAATAACCAGGCGGTCAAAGctagtttatataaaaagaaaactattgacaTTTAATGCTATGTCTCTAACAATATTGGTAAGAACCTATTGAGAATATTGATGCAATAAGGGTAACTGTTAACTTTTAGATGGATATCTTCACTGAAAcagataaaactatattaactgACTCATTGGATACAACCACatgacttatttaataataatgaacaacttatttaataaaaattaacagagTTTTTGCTAAAACTCACATTTTGGCATATATTTTCAGTAAAATCTGCATTACACAGTAAGCAgctttatgttatattttgtttacgatTCTTAGCATAAatcattaatttgtataataaatgtatgaattttataataaatattacttgatTTCCATATCATAAAACTTAATTCATACAcatattcatttcatatattacattgattatatatattacgttaaatatttaaatttaaaattatcgatagaaaacttactatttatttatgatacacTTCAAAGCATTTCCTAGTGTGTGACTTTCATTCTGGAAAACATATGTGCGACAGGTCACCCCTGAATCTTCGTCACCAGGTAGCTAAAATATtatggttattttaaaaataacgattatatattaaaatcaatttataaaaaagaattatatattttggttaACACAGCCGTTCGCATTTACTCACCTCTGATATTTTCATTATGCTATGTAACTTCTCTTTCTTGTTccttatgaaattaatattcctTTAAGCTAATATGGACCATTGAAAGATAAGAGAAAATTTAAGTTTTGATGGAATCGTTCCTAAGgcttttattctatatattttttttttcacaaaaatatCCACATGCTATTGTTTTGACGTTTTAAAATGTAACCTTCAAATGTCAgctgtcaaattatttttaaaaagttatcgaATTGCTCTGTATTCAAGCTCTTACGCCTTCATCGTGATTAAAACTAGTTTCATCttgaaaataaagtaacataattacattatggttttttattaaatatttttttatttttcctatatgtatgtatatgtataggaaaaaataatgttaacaatTCCTTAATGGTACACAAAAGTATAAGCTATTAAAATAAGCCGAAAATCTTAACAGTTATCTAAAGCTAGCTTATAGAGATAATgtctgtttaatattaatacgaatCCCCTAAACATTTATAAACGAACAGAATGGAAACGCACTgtttcatatacaatatatgtttttttattgatataaaaatgatacaatttaatttaaccaGTAGAAGATATTTCTCTTAGGTTTTATAGCCCGTGCCGGAAGCCATCATCCTtccataacaattttttttaaacaggaatataacataatttacaaTCTTAAGTCAGAAAGAAATAatagctatatatattattatataacacctCGCCACCTTGCCTcaactggtgacaggagggctgattcgttttttgcccagaggatcggaatagcgattcaaaggggaaatgctgctagcattcttgccaccacgcggtcaagatttatacagtaactagtttcagtgcatatttgtatatatatgctATGCTTATCCttaaagcatttaatgttattaaactcgttacttatataaacaaaaaagctcaaagtaaataaaacagtatacaaataattatagtatCTCTTGTGACAAATAAACTAAAAGTGGAAAAGTGTAATTCTAATTATTTGGTATGGTTATGCGAATAAGGCATAATAAAGAGACACATGCACATAATTGGACTACGAGAAGGTCATGTGTAACATTGATAATTGACGgcattttaaatatagagtagaataaaacaatttgatG includes these proteins:
- the LOC124544090 gene encoding 40S ribosomal protein S2 produces the protein MADAAPAGGRGGFRGGFGSRGGDRGRGGPRGRGRGRGRGRGRGKEDQKEWVPVTKLGRLVREGKIDKLESIYLFSLPIKEFEIIDFFLGASLNDEVLKIMPVQKQTRAGQRTRFKAFVAIGDNNGHIGLGVKCSKEVATAIRGAIILAKLSVLPVRRGYWGNKIGKPHTVPCKVTGKCGSVTVRLIPAPRGTGIVSAPVPKKLLQMAGVQDCYTSARGSTGTLGNFAKATYAAIAKTYAYLTPDLWRDIPLTKSPYSEFKV
- the LOC124544091 gene encoding probable DNA-directed RNA polymerases I and III subunit RPAC2, with the protein product MKISELPGDEDSGVTCRTYVFQNESHTLGNALKCIINKYEDVQFCGYTVPHPAESKMHFRIQTYETPTLDVLKRGLKDLQKVCDHTIDLFEKEVKDFSKT